The following is a genomic window from Bacillus sp. FJAT-52991.
TTTCGATGATGTCTTTTGATAACTGTGAGTCTTTGTTTTCTTCTTTTACAGCTATAACATTACGGAATTGATCAGGCATATCTTCTAAAAACAATGCTTTTTGTAAGTCTAATCCTGCTGCTAATGCAAAGTTACCAGGAACAGCGGCAATGTCTGCACTTTCGATTGCGCGTGGTAGGCCAGCTGCTTCAATTGGTTGAAATTGTAGGTTTTTCGGGTTTTCAATGACATCTTTCTCTGATGCTTTTAGCTCTTCAATGTTAGGGTCAATTTTAATTAACCCTTGTTCTTGCAAAGAAAGTAGTGTGCGTGCAGCATTAGATGGGTCGTTAGCAATTGCTATGCGAGCACCATCTTTAATGTCATCAATGGATTGATACTCTTTAGCAAAGAAGCCCATTGGTGCAGTTGGTACGATAATCAAGCCTGTTAATTTCATATTGTTTTCTTTGGCGAAGTTTTCAAGGTAGATGCTATGTTGGAATAAATTAGCGTCAATATCGCCAGCATCTAATGCTTTGTTTGGTTGGACATAGTCACTGAATTCAACTAGTTCTACTTTGTAGCCTTTTTCCTCTAATGGTGGGATGATGGCTTTTTTCAACATATCACTATATGGACCAGCTGTCGCTCCAAGCTTGATTTCCTTGCTGGCATCAGCTGATTCGCTCTTGTCATCCTTTCCTCCACAAGCTGCTAGTGCAGTAGTTAATATTAATACAAGTGCTGCTAATAAAAACTTCTTCATGTTGATTTCTCCTTCTCTATTTATCTTTTATCAATGGTTTTGGCAATTAAATCTCCCGTCTGTTGAATCAGTTGTACAATGATGATTAAAATGACGACTGTGGCAATCATGATTGTGTTGTCATAGCGGTAATAGCCGAAGCGAATGGCTAAATCCCCAATGCCGCCACCACCGACGATGCCAGCCATAGCCGAATAGGCAACAAGGCTAATAATCGTTAGTGTAATCCCTTGTACGACGCTTGATTTCGCTTCGGGTAATAAGACATCTTTTACAATCATCCAAGGAGTCGCTCCAACTGCAATCGCTGCTTCAATGACGCCTTTATCAATTTCTCGCAAAGATGTTTCGACAAGACGGGCAAAAAACGGAATACCAGCTACGGATAGTGAAACACTCGCTGCAATCGGTCCAATCGTATCTCCGACTAATAATTTAGTCAGAGGGAAGAGGGCGACTAGCAAAATAATGAACGGAATGGAACGAATCATATTGACGATAAAACCTAAAATTCCTTTCACAAAGCGATTTTCCCAGAAGAGGCCTTTATCTGTGACAAATAAAATAATGCCAAGCGGTAAACCAACAATAAGTGAAATGCTTAAAGAAATACCGATCATTAACAAAGTTTCACCGAAAGCTTTCCAAATGTCTGGTAACATATCAATGAAATGCTGGACATCAAATAACATGTTCAATCACCTCCACATAAGCGCCACGGCTTTCCATATAGGACCTTGCTTTTGCAATGTTATCCTCTTGTCCTTGTAATTCCATTAGAAAGATTCCTAGCGGCTTTTCTTGAATATAGTCAATCGTTCCATGTAGAAAATTTCCTTTCACGTCAAAGTTTTGGAGCATATCGGAAATCACTCCTTCACCAGCAACGTCTCCTTTAAATAATACTTTTACGATTTTTCCTTTCACGCTCTGTCCAATCGATGGCGGCAAGTCAAAGGATACGACACTACTAATGAACTCTTTCGTTAGCATTTTTTCTGGATTGGCGAAAATATCATACACCTGACCTTGTTCGATCACTTTCCCATCTTGCATGACGACCATGCGATCACAAATTTCTTTCACGACATCCATTTCATGAGTAATGAGGACGATAGTGATATTCAGTTCACGATTAATTTTTTTCAGCAACCGCAAAATAGATATGGTCGTTTTGGGATCGAGTGCGGACGTCGCTTCATCGCAAAGTAAGATCGATGGATTATTGGCTAGCGCCCTTGCAATGCCTACCCGTTGTTTTTGTCCGCCGCTAAGTTGAGCGGGGTAGACATCTATTTTCTCTGCAAGCCCAACCATGTCTAATAGTTCGCGTACTCGGCTAGCAATCTGTTCTTTTGGTGTATTGGCTGCCCTTAAAGCGAAGCTAATGTTTTCACCGACAGTTTTTTGACTGATGAGGTAGAAGTGTTGAAAGATCATCCCGATTTTTAAGCGGGCTTTACGTAAAGCATATCCTTGTAATTTCGTTAAATCTTTCCCATCAACGACGATGCTACCGCTTGTTGGGCGTTCTAATAAATTGATGCAGCGAAGCAGGGAACTCTTACCTGCCCCTGAGTAACCGACAATGCCAAATACTTCACCTTTTTGGATGGTGAGCGACACATCGTCAACGCCTGTTACCTGTTTCTTTTTTGTTTGATATATTTTTGTAAGATTCTGAATCTGTAACATAAGGAATCCCTCTTATCTATGTATAAATTTCCTGAAAAATAAAAAATGCTTCTTTCCATATATGAAAGAAGCATCGTTTAAGAAACGGTCGATTTATCTTTCAGAATGAAAACCATTCTGTAGGAATTAGCACCTTCCCATCATATGGGGGTTGCCGGACGTCATAGGGCCTATCCCTCGGTCACTCGTGATAAATTCCAATTATTCAAATGTGTTTTAAGTAATTTATTGAAAGGTATGTTCTATATCATAAAATGCTTTTTGGTTATTGTCAAATACTTTTTTGAAAATTTTAATTATAATGGGAAGAACAATGGAATGACCACCATCATGACGATCATCACCAATATTTGCAATGGCACACCCACTCTCACGAAGTCCGTGAACTTATAGCCTCCCGCTGTCATCACAAGAGCATTCGATGGGGAAGCGACAGGTGTGGAA
Proteins encoded in this region:
- a CDS encoding methionine ABC transporter ATP-binding protein; the protein is MLQIQNLTKIYQTKKKQVTGVDDVSLTIQKGEVFGIVGYSGAGKSSLLRCINLLERPTSGSIVVDGKDLTKLQGYALRKARLKIGMIFQHFYLISQKTVGENISFALRAANTPKEQIASRVRELLDMVGLAEKIDVYPAQLSGGQKQRVGIARALANNPSILLCDEATSALDPKTTISILRLLKKINRELNITIVLITHEMDVVKEICDRMVVMQDGKVIEQGQVYDIFANPEKMLTKEFISSVVSFDLPPSIGQSVKGKIVKVLFKGDVAGEGVISDMLQNFDVKGNFLHGTIDYIQEKPLGIFLMELQGQEDNIAKARSYMESRGAYVEVIEHVI
- a CDS encoding MetQ/NlpA family ABC transporter substrate-binding protein, which codes for MKKFLLAALVLILTTALAACGGKDDKSESADASKEIKLGATAGPYSDMLKKAIIPPLEEKGYKVELVEFSDYVQPNKALDAGDIDANLFQHSIYLENFAKENNMKLTGLIIVPTAPMGFFAKEYQSIDDIKDGARIAIANDPSNAARTLLSLQEQGLIKIDPNIEELKASEKDVIENPKNLQFQPIEAAGLPRAIESADIAAVPGNFALAAGLDLQKALFLEDMPDQFRNVIAVKEENKDSQLSKDIIEIVESKEFEKIIDTEFKGFGKPEWMKNR
- a CDS encoding methionine ABC transporter permease gives rise to the protein MLFDVQHFIDMLPDIWKAFGETLLMIGISLSISLIVGLPLGIILFVTDKGLFWENRFVKGILGFIVNMIRSIPFIILLVALFPLTKLLVGDTIGPIAASVSLSVAGIPFFARLVETSLREIDKGVIEAAIAVGATPWMIVKDVLLPEAKSSVVQGITLTIISLVAYSAMAGIVGGGGIGDLAIRFGYYRYDNTIMIATVVILIIIVQLIQQTGDLIAKTIDKR